Proteins from a single region of Trypanosoma brucei brucei TREU927 chromosome 7, complete sequence:
- a CDS encoding cell cycle associated protein MOB1, putative (identical to GP:15983733 cell cycle associated protein Mob1-1 {Trypanosoma brucei}) produces MEKHKEGTERYNLHKFAKSLVRSGDLSAAVKLPQGTDLNHWLSVHTVDFYNITNVLYGSLTEFCTNSSCPVMSSGPRYEYLWRDPPEYPKATKVSAPEYVRLLMEWIERQINDERVFPSEDRNPYPPDFADRVKACFKRLFRVYAHVYYSHFAKIRELQEESHINTALKHFMYFVWEFDLIPREEVSPLRELLVNLMGQRAKEKLEVP; encoded by the coding sequence ATGGAAAAGCATAAGGAAGGAACTGAACGTTACAACCTCCACAAGTTTGCCAAATCACTTGTGCGCTCAGGTGACCTCAGTGCTGCTGTAAAGCTACCGCAAGGTACAGATCTGAATCATTGGCTTTCCGTACACACTGTAGATTTCTACAACATCACTAATGTTTTGTACGGCTCTCTAACAGAGTTTTGCACGAACAGCAGTTGTCCTGTCATGTCGTCAGGTCCACGCTATGAGTATTTATGGCGTGACCCGCCGGAATATCCAAAAGCAACGAAGGTGAGCGCACCGGAGTATGTGAGATTGTTGATGGAGTGGATCGAGCGGCAGATCAATGATGAACGTGTGTTTCCGTCTGAGGATCGTAATCCCTATCCACCAGATTTCGCGGATAGAGTGAAGGCGTGTTTCAAGCGACTGTTCCGCGTTTATGCACACGTTTACTATTCCCACTTTGCGAAGATTCGTGAGTTGCAGGAGGAATCTCACATCAACACCGCACTGAAACATTTTATGTATTTTGTGTGGGAATTTGATCTGATTCCTCGTGAGGAGGTGTCTCCGCTGCGTGAATTGCTGGTAAACTTAATGGGTCAGCGCGCGAAGGAAAAGTTGGAGGTTCCGTAA
- a CDS encoding cell cycle associated protein MOB1, putative (similar to GP:15983735: cell cycle associated protein Mob1-2 {Trypanosoma brucei}) — protein MKRFKAKLFDSDRTYKPKKKHKEGTERYNLHKFAKSLVRSGDLSAAVKLPQGADLNHWLSVHTVDFYNITNVLYGSLTEFCTNSSCPVMSSGPRYEYLWRDPPEYPKATKVSAPEYVRLLMEWIERQINDERVFPSEDRNPYPPDFADRVKACFKRLFRVYAHVYYSHFAKIRELQEESHINTALKHFMYFVWEFDLIPREEVSPLRELLVNLMGQRAKEKLEVP, from the coding sequence ATGAAGCGTTTTAAGGCAAAGCTCTTCGACTCCGACAGAACATACAAACCTAAGAAAAAGCATAAGGAAGGAACTGAACGTTACAACCTCCACAAGTTTGCCAAATCACTTGTGCGCTCAGGTGACCTCAGTGCTGCTGTCAAGCTACCGCAAGGTGCCGATCTGAATCATTGGCTTTCCGTACACACTGTAGATTTCTACAACATCACTAATGTTTTGTACGGCTCTCTAACAGAGTTTTGCACGAACAGCAGTTGTCCTGTCATGTCGTCAGGTCCACGCTATGAGTATTTATGGCGTGACCCGCCGGAATATCCAAAAGCAACGAAGGTGAGCGCACCGGAGTATGTGAGATTGTTGATGGAGTGGATCGAGCGGCAGATCAATGATGAACGTGTGTTTCCGTCTGAGGATCGTAATCCCTATCCACCAGATTTCGCGGATAGAGTGAAGGCGTGTTTCAAGCGACTGTTCCGCGTTTATGCACACGTTTACTATTCCCACTTTGCGAAGATTCGTGAGTTGCAGGAGGAATCTCACATCAACACCGCACTGAAACATTTTATGTATTTTGTGTGGGAATTTGATCTGATTCCTCGTGAGGAGGTGTCTCCGCTGCGTGAATTGCTGGTAAACTTAATGGGTCAGCGCGCGAAGGAAAAGTTGGAGGTTCCGTAA
- a CDS encoding glucosamine-fructose-6-phosphate aminotransferase, putative, which produces MCGIFGYILHRIPCTTRDVLNVLLDSLQRMEYRGYDSAGLCVDDVKSKKHIVVRSVGNISKLRERVFSGCADLDFNAQLENHEGIAHTRWATHGPPSEANCHPQASNNMEFVVVHNGIITNFMTIKQMLLEEGYHFSSDTDTEVIVVLAEHIFSMDHSISFADLAGKVMAELDGAYALLIKSVHFPGELIACKEASPLVIGLQNGKSNGTASGIANGSVMNKLFFSSDVASFLPYTQEVIFLEDGDVAHYSKGALTLYNDATPVSRTSQTVDVSPEGLCKGAYPSFMLKEIYEQPESVSRSMRDRIDFNTREVTIKEMSDGVRTTLLSARRLMLVACGTSFHSCVAARPIFEELLPNISITLENAPDLLDREPRIGSDDVCIFVSQSGETADTLMALQYCKKYEAMIVGLTNVPGSSVLRLSDFALLLNAGVEVGVASTKAYTSQVVVLTLLALFLSKENCSGNSSHSHGGSQSPIQKRRLEIIDGLAALPGALSHCLKCTNDVATKLAEELCDAKAILILGRGYDYATALEAALKVKELTYIHTEGIHCGELKHGPLALVDEHSTIVAFCPHDKFLGRSKSAIQQVKARGGRVVAITTEPDAELVSATSRCVEVPAIVDCLQGIVNVVPLQLLAHHLAVRRGLNVDCPRNLAKSVTVQ; this is translated from the coding sequence atgTGCGGGATATTCGGTTACATTCTTCACCGCATTCCCTGCACAACCCGTGATGTCCTCAATGTGTTGCTCGACAGTTTACAGCGCATGGAATACCGCGGTTACGATAGCGCGGGTTTGTGTGTTGACGATGTGAAATCAAAAAAGCATATTGTGGTGCGCAGCGTAGGAAACATATCAAAGCTTCGGGAACGCGTTTTCAGTGGTTGTGCCGATTTGGACTTTAATGCACAGCTGGAAAATCACGAAGGAATAGCGCACACTCGTTGGGCAACACACGGACCGCCGTCTGAGGCAAACTGCCACCCACAGGCAAGTAATAATATGGAGTTCGTTGTGGTTCACAATGGCATCATCACTAACTTCATGACCATCAAGCAAATGCTGCTGGAAGAGGGATACCACTTCAGCAGTGACACGGACACGGAAGTAATTGTTGTGTTAGCTGAACATATCTTTTCGATGGATCACTCGATTAGCTTCGCTGACCTTGCCGGGAAAGTAATGGCAGAGTTGGATGGTGCCTACGCACTGTTAATTAAATCCGTCCATTTCCCTGGGGAACTTATAGCGTGTAAGGAAGCCTCGCCGCTGGTAATAGGCCTACAAAACGGTAAGAGCAATGGAACAGCAAGCGGAATCGCAAATGGGTCTGTTATGAACaagttgtttttctcctctgaCGTCGCgtcctttcttccttataCGCAGGAGGTTATTTTCCTAGAAGACGGCGATGTGGCCCATTACTCAAAAGGTGCTCTGACGCTTTACAATGATGCCACACCAGTTAGTCGCACATCACAAACTGTCGATGTGTCACCCGAGGGACTCTGCAAGGGGGCATATCCAAGTTTCATGCTGAAGGAAATATACGAGCAACCGGAAAGTGTGTCACGTTCAATGCGTGATCGGATTGATTTTAACACACGTGAGGTTACAATCAAAGAGATGAGCGATGGTGTTCGCACGACGCTGCTCAGCGCCCGCCGCCTGATGCTGGTGGCGTGCGGAACCTCATTCCACAGTTGCGTTGCTGCAAGACCGATATTTGAGGAGCTTTTACCAAATATTTCCATTACACTTGAGAATGCGCCGGACCTCCTTGACAGAGAACCGAGAATAGGGAGTGATGATGTTTGCATATTTGTCTCTCAGTCCGGTGAAACGGCGGATACCCTCATGGCTTTACAGTATTGCAAGAAGTACGAGGCAATGATTGTAGGACTAACAAACGTACCGGGCTCAAGCGTGCTGCGACTATCTGACTTCGCCCTGTTGCTCAACGCTGGTGTGGAAGTGGGCGTTGCATCCACGAAAGCATACACATCACAGGTTGTAGTTTTAACGCTGTTAGCCCTTTTTCTAAGCAAGGAAAACTGTAGTGGGAACAGTTCCCATTCACACGGTGGTAGTCAATCACCAATACAAAAGCGACGCTTAGAAATTATCGATGGGTTGGCGGCTCTTCCGGGAGCACTTTCGCACTGCCTGAAGTGTACTAATGATGTTGCCACGAAATTGGCCGAGGAGTTGTGTGATGCGAAAGCTATCCTTATTCTTGGTCGCGGCTATGATTACGCCACCGCGTTGGAGGCTGCTTTGAAGGTTAAGGAACTAACTTACATCCACACAGAGGGTATCCACTGCGGTGAACTCAAACATGGGCCTCTTGCTCTAGTGGATGAGCATTCCACAATTGTAGCTTTTTGTCCCCATGATAAATTTTTGGGGCGCAGCAAAAGTGCCATTCAACAGGTAAAAGCACGCGGTGGGCGTGTGGTGGCCATAACGACAGAACCGGATGCGGAGTTGGTTAGCGCTACTTCGCGTTGTGTGGAAGTTCCAGCCATAGTGGATTGCCTTCAGGGCATCGTGAATGTAGTGCCATTGCAGTTACTCGCCCACCACCTTGCAGTGCGACGTGGCCTAAATGTGGACTGCCCGAGGAATCTTGCGAAGAGTGTAACGGTTCAAtga